DNA from Streptomyces sp. NBC_01260:
CCCGCGCCGCGCGTTCGGGGTCCAGTCCGCTCAGCATCAGCCCGTCCCCGTAGTACGCGTGCGGAAACGGCGGGTCGTTGTGGATGGTGTGGCTGTCGGTGTACGGCATCTCCCGCAGCGAGTCCGCCGACGCGGGCCCGATCGCCCGCAGGGGCACGACGAGGCGTTCGCCCTCGGCCGCGCTGCCGGTGTACGCGACCCGTACGGAGATGACGTACCGGCCCCGCATCGGCTCCGGCATCTGCGGCACGTCCGGGTACACGAGTGCGGCCACCGACGACGTCAGCGCGTCGGGCACGGTCCGGGTCCACTCCAGATAGCGCCGGAGCACCCGCGCACCGGTCTCGCCGTCCCCGTCGAAGGCGAGCGAGCCGCCGTACAGCCGGGCCACCGGGGCGAGGCCGGTCTCCAGCCCCGTCACCACGCCCAGCCGGTGCCCGCCGCCGCGCAGCCCCCAGAACAGCTCGGGCTCGTCCTGCGGGGTGACATGGCGCGGCACCCCGTCGCCCGTCACCACATCGAGTGAGCGCACATGGTCGGCGGCGTACCCGAACTCCCGGGCCAGGATGCCCAGCCCGCCGCCCAGCGTGTAGGAGACGGCGCCCACCCCGGGGGCGGAGCCGTTCAGCGGGGCGAGCCCGTGCGGTGCCGCCGCCTCGACCACCTGCCCCCAGGTGGTGCCCGCCCCGACGGCGGCGGTGCGGCGCACCGGGTCGATCCGTACGGAGTCCATCCGGGCGGTACTGATCAGGACCCCGCCCTCGACGGCGCCCGGCAGGCCGTGCCCGGTGGCGTGGACGGCGACCCGGAGCCCGCCCGCGGCGGCGCGTGCCACGGCGTCACGTACGTCATCGGCCCCGGCGGCCTCGACGACGAGGTCCGGGCGGATCGTGAAACCGGTCTGGAATCCGGACGGGAATCCGGACCGGGAACCGGCAGGGGCGGCAGTCATGGCGGAGGCTCTCCAGTCGCTCGCTCGATGGGCTGACGAAGGAGAGCCTCCCCGGTATACCTGACAGGGACCGTCAGGTATGGGTGATCAGCTGTCGACGGTCCCGGCCGGGACGTCGCCGCGGGGCCGGCGCGCCTCACGCACCAAGGAGAAGGCCACCACCAGGACCGCGACCAGCAGCGAGAGCAGCACCTGCTCGCGTCCCGCGTCATCGGTCAGCATGTAGACCAGCACGAACGAGATCATCGCGATGGTCGCCCAGGTCAGGTACGGGAAGAGCCACATCCGCACG
Protein-coding regions in this window:
- a CDS encoding FAD-binding oxidoreductase; protein product: MTAAPAGSRSGFPSGFQTGFTIRPDLVVEAAGADDVRDAVARAAAGGLRVAVHATGHGLPGAVEGGVLISTARMDSVRIDPVRRTAAVGAGTTWGQVVEAAAPHGLAPLNGSAPGVGAVSYTLGGGLGILAREFGYAADHVRSLDVVTGDGVPRHVTPQDEPELFWGLRGGGHRLGVVTGLETGLAPVARLYGGSLAFDGDGETGARVLRRYLEWTRTVPDALTSSVAALVYPDVPQMPEPMRGRYVISVRVAYTGSAAEGERLVVPLRAIGPASADSLREMPYTDSHTIHNDPPFPHAYYGDGLMLSGLDPERAARVLELTGRKAPMMTVVQLNHLGGALATGPAAENAVPFREAGFLLRLLSPLDGTDVTSVRALYEEVARAVAPLVVGRSLNFSFGGGDRTDGFHDPRTHKRLAGLVSQYDPASLFGGSYGISRDAR